The Candidatus Phaeomarinobacter ectocarpi genome includes a region encoding these proteins:
- a CDS encoding NifU family protein: MFIQTESTPNPATMKFLPGQDVMPSGTADFTDAEGAKASPLADRLFALGDIEGVFFGSDFVTVTKADAVEWNHIRPSVLGAIMDHFTSGAPLMAEGAENATGHAAPADDDDPLVVQIKDILDTRVRPAVAQDGGDIVFHGFEEGVVYLNMIGACAGCPASTATLKNGVENLLKHFVPEVQEVRAV, translated from the coding sequence ATGTTTATCCAGACCGAGTCGACCCCCAATCCCGCCACCATGAAATTCCTGCCCGGGCAGGACGTCATGCCGTCCGGCACGGCGGATTTCACCGATGCCGAGGGCGCCAAAGCGTCTCCGCTCGCGGACCGGCTGTTTGCACTGGGTGACATTGAAGGCGTCTTCTTCGGCAGTGACTTTGTGACCGTCACCAAGGCGGACGCTGTGGAGTGGAACCACATTCGCCCGTCCGTTCTGGGCGCCATCATGGATCACTTCACCTCCGGCGCACCGCTGATGGCAGAGGGCGCTGAAAACGCGACCGGTCATGCAGCTCCGGCCGACGACGATGATCCGCTGGTTGTCCAGATCAAGGACATCCTCGACACCCGCGTCCGCCCGGCTGTGGCCCAGGACGGGGGCGACATCGTCTTCCACGGCTTTGAAGAAGGCGTTGTCTATCTCAACATGATCGGTGCCTGTGCCGGGTGCCCGGCGTCAACGGCAACCCTCAAAAACGGTGTTGAAAACCTGCTCAAGCACTTCGTGCCGGAAGTCCAGGAAGTGCGCGCCGTCTAG
- a CDS encoding malonic semialdehyde reductase — translation MAAKITNAAIDQIFMDARTHNYWLDKPVSEETIAELYAMMRMGPTSANCSPARIVFVRSDEAKAKLKPLLMEGNQEKTMAAPVCAIIGHDLEFYEKIPELFPHNPDAKSWFNWSEEFAEQTAFRNGSLQGAYFMIAARALGLDCGPMSGFDQDGVNEAFFGGTTIKSNFLCNIGYGNDAKLDPRSPRLAFGDACQIV, via the coding sequence ATGGCTGCCAAAATTACCAACGCTGCAATTGACCAGATTTTCATGGACGCCCGCACCCACAATTACTGGCTGGACAAGCCGGTGAGTGAAGAAACCATTGCCGAGCTCTATGCAATGATGCGCATGGGGCCAACGTCAGCCAATTGCTCACCGGCCCGCATCGTGTTCGTGCGGTCGGACGAAGCGAAAGCCAAGCTCAAGCCATTGCTGATGGAAGGCAATCAGGAAAAGACCATGGCCGCACCTGTCTGCGCCATCATCGGTCATGACCTTGAGTTCTACGAAAAAATTCCCGAACTGTTTCCCCACAACCCGGATGCCAAGAGCTGGTTTAACTGGTCCGAGGAATTTGCCGAGCAGACAGCGTTCCGCAATGGCTCGCTTCAGGGCGCCTACTTCATGATTGCCGCCCGTGCGCTTGGGCTGGATTGCGGCCCCATGTCGGGCTTCGATCAGGACGGCGTCAACGAAGCGTTCTTTGGCGGCACGACCATCAAATCCAATTTCCTGTGCAATATCGGCTATGGCAACGACGCCAAGCTTGACCCGCGCTCGCCACGTCTTGCCTTTGGCGACGCCTGCCAGATCGTCTGA
- a CDS encoding DUF2333 family protein encodes MGMLDKARDSAQSLRNKWAYRDTGSTVGTPAGKSGRSWVPNIEGVWLRRSAIILAILLIVYYPLGAWWTHKVDDNLNFEIQTEVLPGQSRAVAITADLIDREVNQNNWVANNPFFLPASILDNMPNFQKGVIAALARFSFELTDQLGRTRGSSEADSDLQSAAGLLQYPGDVWVWDPTVSLAPTATSEAQYRQAMRKLRTYNSRLAAGDATFQKRADNLLATLDRIALDIGSTSAVLDRHVLERSGFALDSQADDVFYFTKGQVYGYALILRELRRDFDALIVERELGDAWDELTLSMEQTVDLNPWVIIDGAPDSQFVPSHLSAQGFYLLRARTQLREITNILLK; translated from the coding sequence ATGGGCATGCTCGACAAGGCGCGCGACAGCGCACAATCCCTGCGCAACAAATGGGCCTATCGCGATACCGGCAGCACGGTGGGGACACCGGCGGGCAAATCAGGCCGGTCCTGGGTGCCCAACATTGAAGGCGTGTGGCTGCGCCGCTCCGCTATCATCCTGGCGATCCTGCTCATCGTCTATTACCCGCTGGGTGCCTGGTGGACCCACAAGGTTGACGACAACCTCAATTTTGAAATCCAGACCGAAGTATTGCCCGGTCAAAGCCGCGCGGTGGCCATCACCGCTGACCTGATCGACCGCGAGGTCAATCAGAACAACTGGGTCGCCAACAACCCGTTCTTCCTGCCCGCTTCCATCCTCGACAACATGCCCAACTTCCAAAAGGGTGTGATTGCGGCCCTGGCCCGCTTTTCCTTTGAACTGACGGACCAGCTGGGCCGCACCCGTGGCTCCAGCGAGGCGGATTCAGACCTGCAATCAGCCGCGGGCCTGCTGCAATATCCCGGTGACGTATGGGTGTGGGACCCGACCGTCTCCCTCGCCCCGACGGCCACGTCCGAGGCGCAATACCGCCAGGCCATGCGCAAACTGCGCACCTACAATTCCCGTCTGGCCGCAGGCGATGCCACTTTCCAGAAGCGCGCTGACAATCTGCTCGCCACCCTCGACCGCATTGCGCTCGATATCGGGTCCACATCCGCCGTGCTCGACCGTCACGTGCTGGAGCGCTCCGGCTTTGCTCTGGATTCGCAGGCGGATGATGTCTTCTATTTCACCAAGGGCCAGGTCTATGGCTACGCCCTGATCCTGCGCGAACTGCGCCGGGATTTTGACGCCCTCATCGTGGAGCGCGAGCTAGGCGATGCGTGGGACGAACTGACCCTGTCCATGGAGCAGACGGTCGATCTCAACCCCTGGGTCATCATCGACGGGGCGCCGGATTCGCAGTTCGTGCCCAGTCACCTGTCGGCCCAGGGCTTTTACCTGCTGCGGGCCCGCACCCAGCTGCGTGAAATCACCAATATTCTCTTGAAATAG
- a CDS encoding dihydrofolate reductase family protein gives MAKIRYYIAASADGFIASDGGGVEWLDPYTDPSGYGYNDFYADIETLVMGRATYDQVQDFGTWPYDDKPTYVVTRRPLDKAAPACVQALPLEDLVSTVSAWRADADKGDVWIVGGPASTAPLIAANLIDTYELSIMPDLLGSGIRLFADGTPPGHLKLLSHKAYADGVLSLVYAPDA, from the coding sequence ATGGCAAAGATCAGATATTACATTGCTGCGAGCGCTGACGGGTTTATCGCCAGCGACGGCGGTGGTGTGGAATGGCTGGATCCGTACACAGACCCGTCCGGATACGGGTACAACGACTTTTATGCCGACATCGAAACTCTGGTGATGGGCCGTGCGACCTATGATCAGGTGCAGGACTTCGGCACCTGGCCCTATGACGACAAGCCGACTTACGTGGTGACCCGTCGTCCGCTGGATAAGGCCGCACCTGCCTGTGTCCAGGCATTGCCGTTGGAGGATCTGGTCAGCACAGTCTCTGCATGGCGCGCCGATGCCGACAAGGGCGACGTCTGGATCGTCGGCGGCCCTGCCAGCACCGCGCCGCTCATCGCCGCAAATCTCATCGATACCTATGAGTTGTCCATCATGCCGGACCTGCTGGGCTCGGGCATCAGGCTGTTTGCCGACGGCACGCCGCCTGGTCATCTCAAACTTCTTTCCCACAAGGCCTATGCGGACGGCGTTTTATCGCTAGTTTACGCTCCAGACGCCTGA
- a CDS encoding universal stress protein yields MNAKSKTEWSEPMPDNPAPKAPPARKRKFLVIADGSEEATKALHFAALRAAHTGGAVTLLAVLSPADFQHWLGVENIMREEARAEAEHVLHKLAAQAYDHCGVQAELIVREGKLREQMAQLISEDPDIAVMVLGAGTSKEGPGPLVSSIASDAAGGFGIPVTIVPGDLSDEQIDLLA; encoded by the coding sequence ATGAACGCAAAGTCAAAAACCGAGTGGTCCGAGCCCATGCCGGATAACCCGGCGCCCAAGGCGCCGCCTGCCCGTAAACGCAAGTTTCTGGTCATTGCCGACGGCTCTGAGGAAGCAACCAAGGCGTTGCACTTTGCCGCCCTGCGTGCGGCCCACACCGGCGGTGCCGTCACCCTTCTGGCGGTGCTGAGCCCGGCTGATTTCCAGCACTGGCTGGGCGTTGAAAACATCATGCGCGAAGAGGCCCGCGCGGAAGCCGAGCATGTGCTGCACAAGCTGGCCGCCCAGGCCTACGACCATTGCGGCGTGCAGGCGGAGTTGATCGTCCGCGAGGGCAAGCTGCGGGAGCAGATGGCCCAGCTGATATCCGAAGACCCCGATATTGCGGTCATGGTGCTGGGCGCCGGCACCAGCAAGGAAGGCCCCGGCCCGCTGGTCTCCTCCATCGCAAGCGATGCAGCAGGCGGATTTGGCATCCCGGTGACCATTGTGCCCGGCGATTTGTCGGATGAGCAGATCGACCTGCTGGCTTAG
- the trpS gene encoding tryptophan--tRNA ligase: protein MSFPERVFSGVQPTGTLTLGNYLGALSRFSDYQDKYECLYCVVDMHAITMWQDPKELHANTLGVTAAYLASGLDPAKNIIFNQSQVAAHAEMAWVFNCVTRIGWLNRMTQFKEKAGKHRENASAGLYVYPSLMAADILVYRATHVPVGDDQKQHLELARDIAQKFNHDYADTIRTQTNGEEFFPQPEPLIEGPAMRVMSLRDGTKKMSKSDPSDNSRINMDDDADTIAQKIRKAKTDPDALPSLEDGFEGRAEAENLLGIYAALAKEPKNDVVTRFAGQQFSEFKKELTELAVETLAPVSNELVRLKGDPGHLESVLKAGSERAAAIAEPIMKQTKAIVGFVGA, encoded by the coding sequence ATGTCTTTCCCAGAACGCGTGTTTTCCGGTGTGCAGCCCACAGGCACACTCACCCTTGGCAACTATCTCGGCGCGCTCAGCCGCTTTTCTGATTATCAGGACAAGTATGAGTGCCTGTATTGCGTGGTGGACATGCACGCGATCACCATGTGGCAGGACCCCAAGGAGCTGCACGCCAACACCCTGGGCGTGACGGCGGCCTATCTCGCCTCCGGCCTCGACCCGGCCAAGAACATCATCTTCAACCAGAGCCAGGTGGCAGCTCACGCTGAAATGGCATGGGTGTTCAACTGCGTGACCCGCATCGGCTGGCTGAACCGCATGACCCAGTTCAAGGAGAAGGCCGGCAAGCATCGCGAAAACGCGTCTGCGGGCCTGTATGTCTATCCAAGCCTCATGGCGGCGGACATTCTCGTCTACAGGGCCACCCACGTGCCCGTGGGCGATGATCAGAAGCAGCACCTTGAGCTGGCCCGCGACATCGCACAGAAGTTCAATCACGACTACGCGGATACCATCCGTACACAGACGAATGGCGAAGAATTCTTTCCGCAGCCCGAGCCATTGATTGAAGGCCCGGCCATGCGCGTCATGAGCCTGCGCGACGGCACCAAGAAGATGTCCAAGTCGGACCCGTCCGACAACAGCCGCATCAACATGGATGATGACGCGGATACGATTGCGCAGAAGATCCGCAAGGCGAAGACGGACCCGGATGCCCTGCCGTCTCTGGAGGATGGTTTTGAAGGCCGGGCGGAAGCAGAAAACCTGCTGGGCATCTATGCGGCGCTTGCCAAGGAACCCAAGAACGACGTCGTGACCCGGTTTGCCGGTCAGCAGTTCTCTGAGTTTAAAAAGGAGCTGACCGAGCTGGCAGTGGAAACACTGGCCCCGGTGTCAAATGAGCTGGTGCGTCTCAAGGGTGACCCGGGTCATCTTGAGAGTGTGCTCAAGGCGGGCTCCGAGCGCGCCGCGGCCATTGCAGAGCCGATCATGAAGCAAACCAAGGCAATTGTGGGCTTTGTAGGGGCGTAG